One Falsarthrobacter nasiphocae DNA segment encodes these proteins:
- a CDS encoding FecCD family ABC transporter permease, translating into MKAVITLSVAVVALFAGCVLLGDYTVTIPDFFRILGGETIPGASYIVMESKLPKAVAALLVGLAFGLSGALFQTLLRNPLASPDIIGVNSGASTGAVLAILLWGAQGMQISGAAVAGGLLVAAVIYVLSMRGRTTTQAGGRLILIGIGLAAMTSALTSWLLTRVGINQAQEALLWMSGSLGRVTWERIGILAAALAVLLPGVALIARRLRMLELGDDLAQGLGVDVGRSRLLVIAAGVLLSALATAVVGPLAFVAFLAGPLSRWLTGRRLSLGAAALTGAVIVLGAQFLSSGLLYDWGLPVGIITAVVGAPALILLLLSGRAQSRRGKAA; encoded by the coding sequence GTGAAGGCCGTCATCACCCTCTCCGTGGCGGTGGTCGCGCTCTTTGCGGGCTGCGTCCTCCTCGGCGACTACACCGTGACGATCCCCGACTTCTTCCGCATCCTCGGCGGCGAGACGATCCCCGGCGCGAGCTACATCGTCATGGAGTCCAAGCTCCCCAAGGCCGTTGCGGCGCTCCTCGTGGGGCTCGCGTTCGGCCTCTCCGGCGCCCTCTTCCAGACGCTTCTGCGCAACCCGCTGGCGAGCCCCGACATCATCGGGGTCAACAGCGGCGCGTCGACGGGCGCGGTCCTCGCGATCCTCCTCTGGGGCGCGCAGGGCATGCAGATCAGCGGCGCGGCGGTGGCCGGCGGCCTCCTGGTCGCGGCCGTCATCTATGTGCTCTCCATGAGGGGGAGGACGACGACGCAGGCCGGCGGCAGGCTCATCCTCATTGGCATCGGCCTCGCCGCCATGACGAGCGCGCTGACGAGCTGGCTTTTGACGCGCGTCGGCATCAACCAGGCCCAGGAGGCGCTCCTGTGGATGAGCGGCTCGCTCGGCCGGGTGACGTGGGAGCGGATTGGGATCCTTGCGGCGGCCCTCGCCGTGCTGCTGCCTGGCGTCGCGCTCATTGCCCGCCGGCTGCGGATGCTGGAGCTGGGGGATGACCTGGCGCAGGGGCTGGGCGTGGATGTGGGGCGCTCCCGGCTTCTTGTCATTGCGGCCGGCGTCCTATTGTCGGCGCTTGCCACCGCCGTCGTCGGCCCCCTTGCGTTTGTGGCGTTCCTGGCCGGTCCGCTCTCGCGGTGGCTGACGGGGCGCAGGCTGTCTCTCGGGGCGGCTGCGCTGACGGGTGCCGTCATTGTCCTTGGGGCGCAGTTCCTGTCTTCAGGGCTCCTCTACGATTGGGGGCTTCCGGTGGGCATCATCACCGCCGTGGTGGGCGCTCCCGCCTTGATTCTTCTGTTGCTGAGCGGACGGGCCCAGTCCCGCCGCGGAAAGGCTGCCTAA
- a CDS encoding ABC transporter ATP-binding protein, protein MNASQSPHPALRAEGVSLAYDRRVVVENLSVTIPRGKVTVIVGPNGCGKSTLLRGFARLLPPTRGTFFVEGERLAAMPLKESAKRLGLLPQQPIAPEGITVRDLVGRGRHPHQGLFRRFTDADRHAVGRALTETGTLELASRDVAELSGGQRQRVWIALALAQETPILLLDEPTTYLDLAHQMDVLSLVLKTQRERGGSVVMVLHDLNLAARFADHLIAMRGGRVVGEGRPEDVLTREAVREIFGLESTVTECPETGKPLVVPASTAAERTSHA, encoded by the coding sequence GTGAATGCCTCGCAGTCGCCCCACCCCGCCCTCCGCGCGGAGGGGGTCAGCCTGGCGTACGACCGCCGGGTCGTCGTCGAGAACCTGAGCGTGACGATCCCCCGGGGCAAGGTGACGGTCATCGTCGGCCCCAACGGCTGTGGGAAGTCGACCCTCTTGCGGGGGTTCGCCCGCCTCCTGCCGCCCACGCGGGGGACGTTCTTCGTGGAGGGCGAGCGGCTCGCCGCCATGCCGCTCAAGGAGTCGGCGAAGCGCCTGGGCCTGCTCCCGCAGCAGCCCATCGCCCCGGAGGGGATCACGGTCCGCGACCTCGTGGGCCGGGGCCGCCACCCGCACCAGGGCCTCTTCCGCCGCTTCACGGACGCGGACCGGCACGCGGTGGGCCGCGCCCTGACGGAGACGGGAACGCTCGAGCTCGCGTCGCGGGACGTCGCCGAGCTCTCGGGCGGCCAGCGGCAGCGGGTGTGGATCGCCCTCGCGCTCGCGCAGGAGACGCCCATCCTCCTCCTTGACGAGCCGACGACGTACCTCGACCTCGCCCACCAGATGGACGTCCTCTCCCTCGTCCTCAAGACGCAGCGCGAGCGCGGGGGCAGCGTCGTCATGGTGCTGCACGACCTCAATCTCGCGGCCCGTTTCGCTGACCACCTCATCGCCATGCGGGGCGGGCGGGTTGTCGGCGAGGGGCGGCCGGAGGACGTCCTGACGAGGGAGGCCGTCCGCGAGATCTTCGGCCTCGAGTCCACCGTGACCGAGTGCCCCGAGACGGGCAAGCCGCTCGTCGTGCCCGCATCCACCGCAGCCGAGAGGACCAGCCATGCCTGA
- a CDS encoding siderophore-interacting protein yields MPETATETPSEPALLRCVRGAVTEIRRVSPGFARVTLASEGFTLMGDGGPYLDCRIKIIFGGSEGARLAEGPIRGSRWYSQWREQAPEERGAMRTFSIVAARPGEIDVEFALHAPHEGRGPAAEWIDSAAVGDELDVIGPELAYWSRSGARNHAIEFAPGEAGRIVIVGDATALPAIESILRDWDAAARPGAEARVLVEIPHEADRRPLEREGVEVEWVVSGETLGARLVEEVWGARGAAHARFLAGEPLPALPVVLPASPPADTAGDDDADAAEGLLWEAGDAAEGASTYVWVAGEQGAVRDVRRFYVQECGIDRRSVAFMGYWKRGQAQAS; encoded by the coding sequence ATGCCTGAGACCGCCACCGAGACCCCCAGCGAGCCCGCCCTGCTGCGCTGCGTCCGCGGCGCCGTCACCGAGATCCGCCGCGTCTCGCCCGGGTTCGCCCGCGTCACGCTCGCCTCCGAGGGCTTCACCCTCATGGGGGACGGCGGCCCGTACCTGGACTGCCGCATCAAGATCATCTTCGGCGGGTCCGAGGGGGCGCGGCTGGCCGAGGGGCCCATTCGAGGCTCGCGCTGGTACTCGCAGTGGCGCGAGCAGGCCCCGGAGGAGCGCGGTGCCATGCGCACGTTCAGCATCGTGGCGGCCCGCCCCGGGGAGATCGACGTCGAGTTCGCCCTCCACGCCCCGCACGAGGGGCGGGGGCCCGCGGCGGAGTGGATCGACTCCGCGGCCGTCGGGGACGAGCTCGACGTGATCGGCCCCGAGCTCGCCTACTGGAGCCGCAGCGGGGCCCGGAACCACGCGATCGAGTTCGCGCCGGGGGAGGCCGGGCGGATCGTCATCGTCGGGGACGCGACCGCGCTGCCCGCCATCGAGTCCATCCTCCGGGACTGGGACGCGGCCGCCAGGCCGGGCGCTGAGGCGCGCGTCCTCGTTGAGATCCCGCACGAGGCCGACCGCCGCCCCCTCGAGCGCGAGGGCGTCGAGGTCGAGTGGGTCGTCTCCGGCGAGACGCTCGGGGCTCGCCTCGTCGAGGAGGTCTGGGGGGCTCGGGGCGCCGCGCATGCGCGCTTCCTCGCGGGGGAGCCCCTCCCTGCCCTGCCGGTCGTGCTGCCCGCCTCGCCTCCGGCGGACACTGCGGGCGACGACGACGCGGACGCCGCCGAGGGCCTCCTCTGGGAGGCCGGGGACGCCGCAGAGGGCGCATCCACGTATGTGTGGGTCGCGGGCGAGCAGGGGGCCGTCCGGGACGTCCGCCGCTTCTACGTCCAGGAGTGCGGGATCGACCGCCGCTCGGTGGCCTTCATGGGCTATTGGAAGCGAGGACAGGCCCAGGCCTCGTAG
- a CDS encoding SGNH/GDSL hydrolase family protein, which yields MKNPADRPHRYLALGDSFTEGVGDWDASRPNGVRGWADRVGEQLIATGEWSYANLAVRGKKAGQVLAEQLPEALRLKPTLVTCYAGGNDFLRPSVDLDAVVSAYVAGLARLVDAGCEVAVFTAFDSGASKTFTATRSRAALYNELLREGADREGFAVVDFWRMKEFQDWRYWDEDRLHLASLGHARMAENVLAALGKAEEVEVPDLGEAPRLRRLEAIEADLVWARKHFVPWVGRRVRGVSSGDGMKPKYPEFVADLTESA from the coding sequence GTGAAAAACCCTGCGGACCGCCCCCACCGTTACCTGGCCCTCGGAGACTCCTTCACTGAGGGCGTCGGAGACTGGGACGCCTCTCGCCCGAACGGCGTGCGCGGGTGGGCGGACCGGGTGGGCGAGCAGCTCATCGCCACGGGGGAGTGGAGCTACGCGAACCTCGCCGTGCGCGGGAAGAAGGCGGGCCAGGTTCTCGCTGAGCAGCTCCCCGAGGCGCTCCGCCTCAAGCCCACGCTCGTGACCTGCTACGCGGGCGGCAACGACTTCCTCCGCCCAAGCGTGGACCTCGACGCGGTCGTGTCCGCGTATGTCGCAGGCCTGGCTCGCCTCGTGGATGCGGGCTGCGAGGTCGCCGTGTTCACGGCGTTCGACAGCGGCGCCTCCAAGACGTTCACAGCCACCCGCAGCCGCGCGGCGCTCTACAACGAGCTGTTGCGGGAGGGCGCTGACCGCGAGGGGTTCGCCGTCGTCGACTTCTGGAGGATGAAGGAGTTCCAGGACTGGCGGTACTGGGACGAGGACCGGCTCCACCTTGCCTCGCTGGGTCACGCGCGCATGGCCGAGAACGTCCTGGCGGCGCTCGGGAAGGCCGAGGAGGTGGAGGTCCCGGACCTCGGTGAGGCCCCTCGCCTGAGGCGCCTGGAGGCCATCGAGGCGGACCTGGTTTGGGCCCGCAAGCACTTTGTGCCATGGGTGGGGCGCAGGGTGCGCGGCGTCTCGTCCGGAGACGGCATGAAGCCCAAGTACCCGGAGTTTGTGGCAGATCTCACCGAGTCCGCCTGA
- a CDS encoding MFS transporter — MPPATPAEAKSPAARKNTIKVRKRRIEQDDVNVVDKPTLKTAMGGTLVGNFMEWYDVGVYGYLAVTMGRLFLPEGSEAAQSLFGLATFAVTFIARPLGGVVFGHFGDKIGRQKILALTLIMMAASTAIIGILPTAATWGVWATGILILLKLIQGFSTGGEYAGATTFVSEYAPDKKRGFFASFLDLGSYLGFASGALLVTLLEVGLGEETMLAWGWRIPFLVAIPLGASAIYFRLKIEESPAYAAALDQAEARNEDAIDPKMTETGTKGVLKHYWREILVAFTLVAAANTAGYALTSYMPTYLTESLGYDVLKGTAVTVPVLVAMALLIPFGGKLSDKIGRRPVLWLASGLTIVLAIPAFMLMQRGEVWATALGLGMMALSVLFYVANLASALPAQFPTASRYAGMGIAYNLAVAIFGGTAGLIMESLIQATGNTMMPAYWLMATSVVGAIAVIFLKESANRPLPGSMPSVETDEEAREIVENQVENENIDHDLLPLDVVPVRHPDALPADSAETLEVPLSSMGDDVLAEARTHTAGQGAGAAGGLGVDPAAGLGVDPDVDPHPAAPRRAAD; from the coding sequence ATGCCCCCCGCTACCCCGGCTGAGGCCAAGTCCCCGGCCGCCCGGAAGAACACAATCAAGGTCCGCAAGCGCCGGATCGAACAGGACGACGTCAACGTCGTCGACAAGCCGACCCTCAAGACCGCCATGGGCGGCACCCTCGTGGGCAACTTCATGGAGTGGTACGACGTCGGAGTCTACGGCTACCTTGCCGTGACGATGGGTCGCCTGTTCCTGCCCGAGGGAAGCGAGGCCGCGCAGAGCCTCTTCGGCCTCGCGACCTTCGCCGTCACCTTCATCGCCCGCCCGCTCGGCGGCGTCGTCTTCGGTCACTTCGGTGACAAGATCGGCCGCCAGAAGATCCTCGCGCTGACCCTCATCATGATGGCCGCGAGCACGGCCATCATCGGCATCCTGCCCACGGCCGCGACGTGGGGCGTCTGGGCCACCGGCATCCTCATCCTCCTCAAGCTCATCCAGGGCTTCTCGACGGGCGGCGAGTACGCGGGCGCCACGACGTTCGTCTCGGAGTACGCGCCGGACAAGAAGCGCGGCTTCTTCGCGTCCTTCCTCGACCTCGGCTCCTACCTGGGCTTCGCCTCCGGCGCGCTCCTCGTGACGCTGCTCGAGGTCGGCCTCGGCGAGGAGACCATGCTCGCGTGGGGCTGGCGCATCCCGTTCCTCGTGGCCATCCCGCTCGGTGCCTCGGCGATCTACTTCCGCCTCAAGATCGAGGAGTCCCCGGCGTACGCCGCGGCCCTGGACCAGGCGGAGGCCCGCAACGAGGACGCCATCGATCCGAAGATGACGGAGACGGGCACGAAGGGCGTCCTCAAGCACTACTGGCGCGAGATCCTCGTGGCCTTCACGCTCGTGGCCGCCGCGAACACGGCGGGCTACGCGCTCACCTCGTACATGCCGACCTACCTCACGGAGAGCCTCGGCTACGACGTGCTCAAGGGCACGGCCGTCACGGTGCCGGTCCTCGTCGCCATGGCGCTCCTCATCCCGTTCGGCGGCAAGCTCTCTGACAAGATCGGCCGCCGCCCGGTGCTCTGGCTGGCGTCGGGCCTGACGATCGTCCTGGCGATCCCCGCGTTCATGCTCATGCAGCGCGGCGAGGTCTGGGCCACCGCGCTGGGCCTCGGCATGATGGCCCTCTCGGTGCTCTTCTACGTGGCCAACCTGGCCTCGGCCCTGCCGGCGCAGTTCCCGACCGCCTCGCGCTACGCGGGCATGGGCATCGCCTACAACCTCGCCGTGGCGATCTTCGGCGGCACTGCCGGCCTCATCATGGAGTCCCTCATTCAGGCGACGGGCAACACGATGATGCCCGCCTACTGGCTCATGGCGACGAGCGTCGTCGGCGCCATTGCGGTGATCTTCCTCAAGGAGTCGGCGAACCGCCCGCTCCCGGGCTCGATGCCTTCCGTGGAGACGGACGAGGAGGCGCGTGAGATCGTCGAGAACCAGGTGGAGAACGAGAACATCGATCACGATCTCCTTCCCCTCGACGTCGTGCCGGTGCGCCACCCGGACGCGCTGCCTGCGGACTCTGCGGAGACCCTTGAGGTTCCGCTGTCCTCCATGGGCGACGACGTCCTGGCCGAGGCGCGCACGCACACCGCCGGCCAGGGAGCGGGCGCCGCGGGCGGCCTCGGCGTCGACCCTGCCGCCGGCCTGGGCGTGGACCCGGACGTGGACCCGCACCCGGCGGCGCCCCGCCGCGCGGCGGACTGA
- the rpmB gene encoding 50S ribosomal protein L28, with translation MAAHCQVTGAQPGFGHSISHSHRRTKRRFDPNIQKKRYWVPSLRRNVTLTLSARGIKVIDVRGIDAVVADLIAKGVKL, from the coding sequence ATGGCAGCACATTGCCAGGTGACCGGAGCCCAGCCTGGGTTCGGCCACAGCATTTCGCACTCGCACCGCCGCACCAAGCGTCGGTTCGATCCGAATATTCAGAAGAAGCGCTACTGGGTCCCGTCCCTGCGCCGCAACGTCACGCTGACCCTGTCGGCCCGTGGCATCAAGGTGATCGACGTCCGCGGCATTGACGCCGTCGTCGCCGACCTCATCGCGAAGGGAGTGAAGCTCTAG
- the rpmG gene encoding 50S ribosomal protein L33, which yields MAKKDKDVRPIIKLKSTAGTGFTYVTRKNRRNNPDRMVLKKYDPVVRQHVDFREER from the coding sequence GTGGCCAAGAAGGACAAGGACGTTCGTCCGATCATCAAGCTCAAGTCCACCGCTGGCACGGGCTTCACGTACGTGACCCGCAAGAACCGCCGGAACAACCCGGACCGCATGGTCCTCAAGAAGTATGATCCGGTTGTTCGCCAGCACGTTGATTTCCGAGAGGAGCGCTAG
- the rpsN gene encoding 30S ribosomal protein S14, with amino-acid sequence MAKKSKIARNEQRKAIVERYAAKRAELKKTLVDENATDEAREEARLGLQKLPRNASPVRVRNRDMIDGRPRGTFQKFGISRVRFREMAHKGELPGITKSSW; translated from the coding sequence ATGGCTAAGAAGTCCAAGATCGCTCGCAACGAGCAGCGCAAGGCCATTGTCGAGCGTTACGCCGCGAAGCGCGCCGAGCTCAAGAAGACGCTCGTCGACGAAAACGCGACGGACGAGGCTCGCGAGGAGGCCCGCCTGGGTCTTCAGAAGCTTCCCCGCAACGCGTCGCCCGTTCGTGTTCGCAACCGCGACATGATCGACGGCCGCCCGCGCGGCACCTTCCAGAAGTTCGGCATCTCGCGCGTTCGCTTCCGCGAGATGGCCCACAAGGGCGAGCTCCCGGGCATCACCAAGTCCTCCTGGTAG
- a CDS encoding HU family DNA-binding protein, which produces MAMNRSELVAAVAEKSGNSQAAVNGVLDAVFEVFTAQISKGEKVTIPGWLAVERTDRAARKGRNPQTGAEIEIPAGHGVKLTAGSKLKAAVAK; this is translated from the coding sequence ATGGCAATGAATCGCAGCGAACTCGTCGCAGCCGTCGCAGAGAAGTCGGGCAACTCGCAGGCCGCCGTCAACGGCGTTCTCGACGCCGTTTTCGAGGTCTTCACCGCCCAGATCTCCAAGGGCGAGAAGGTCACGATCCCCGGCTGGCTCGCCGTCGAGCGCACGGACCGTGCCGCTCGCAAGGGCCGCAACCCGCAGACCGGCGCCGAGATCGAGATCCCGGCCGGCCACGGCGTCAAGCTGACCGCCGGCTCCAAGCTCAAGGCCGCCGTCGCCAAGTAG